The following coding sequences lie in one Rutidosis leptorrhynchoides isolate AG116_Rl617_1_P2 chromosome 4, CSIRO_AGI_Rlap_v1, whole genome shotgun sequence genomic window:
- the LOC139842458 gene encoding putative ripening-related protein 2 → MKQSTIILLVIFSLLITLLTTYVEGQKHGRKLIRKTLTPYQLVTSFDHDIHASSNELGATLMITDFEQGGESGGPAECDGVYNSSDLFLVSLSTDWYNNGQSCYKGVRINYSGNNAIALGIDECGDGCPDGTVVASEPVWRALQIPESEWGEAEVTWSFVD, encoded by the coding sequence ATGAAGCAATCCACTATAATCCTTCTCGTTATCTTTTCTCTACTCATTACATTGCTCACCACCTACGTCGAAGGTCAAAAACATGGTCGAAAGTTAATACGAAAAACCTTAACTCCATATCAACTTGTAACCAGTTTTGATCATGACATTCACGCGTCTAGCAATGAACTTGGGGCAACTTTGATGATCACTGATTTCGAACAAGGTGGAGAAAGTGGAGGGCCGGCTGAGTGTGACGGCGTGTATAATTCAAGTGACTTGTTTCTGGTGTCGTTATCCACGGACTGGTACAACAATGGGCAAAGTTGTTATAAGGGCGTAAGAATAAATTACAGTGGTAATAATGCCATAGCGTTAGGGATTGACGAGTGTGGTGATGGGTGTCCTGATGGTACTGTGGTCGCGTCTGAGCCAGTTTGGCGGGCTCTTCAAATACCTGAAAGTGAATGGGGCGAAGCTGAAGTTACTTGGTCATTTGTTGATTGA